The Gracilibacillus caseinilyticus genome segment TTAGCAGTTATGTCACCAGGTTTTACAGGTGGCCAAGTACCAGACGGTCAGATCTTCTCACTACACTATTTCTTCCCATCTGATCAAGAAAAAGTACAAGAAGTATTAACAAACAGTGAAGCACTTAACACAGACCTTCGTGCTAAGTATGAAGAACATAGTATTTCTCCACTTGCATTCTGGACAGAAGGTGCAATGGCTTGGACTAGTAATGTAGGAATCGAGTCTCCCTCTGATTGGGAAGGCTTGAACATGCGTGTACAAGAATCTCCATTAATGCGTGAAACATATGATGCATATGGTGCAACTGTACAATCATTAAGCTGGAGTGAATTGTATACAGCACTAGATCGTGAAACAGTTGATGCCCAAGAGAACCCGTTATTCTTTATTGAATCAGCAAGTTTCCATGAAGTACAAGATTCAATCACGATCTCTCACCATAACAACTATGTAGCGATGACAACAGTTAATACAGAATGGTATAATGGTCTAGACGATAATGTGAAACAACTAGTTGATGAAACAGTTGCAGAAATGCAAGATTGGGTATTCGATGAACAAAAAGCTCAAAACGAAGCAGGGTTAGAAGCAATTAAAGCGGACGAAGAAAACCCAACAGAAATCATCGAATTAACAGATGAACAAATTGCAGAATTTAAAAAAGCTGCAGAGCCAGTACACGAATACTACAAAAACGAAGTAGAAGGTATTGACCCAGCTATTTATGACAAATTAAAAGAAGAAATCGCAGCAGTAGAAGGCGAATAATTCTAAGCGGAACCTGTTCCTTATGTAAGGAGCAGGTTCTTTTTTATATTTTAGGAAATTTCAAAGTCGTAAAAGGTGAATAGCAGAAGTGAAGAGTATTTAAGAGTAAAAATAAGTGAAAGCTCTTAAAATTCAACTAGCTTGGCAACCATTTTGAAATCGATCTTGTGCTGGTATTGCTTCGAAGTGGGCTTCCTCGGCACAAGGCAACGAAGCTCATAATAGATAAGACTGGTTTCCAGACAACAAAAAGCAATTATGACGATCATATTACGAATATAATGTAATAGAAAGGCTATTAATCATATATATTATAGAAACCAAAGTTATGAAATTAGTGTTATAAAAATCCTAATGACGCCAAAAACACGCTCATTGTAACAAAAATTTCACACAGTTTTGATTCCGCTTCCATTGACGGAATCGCAATATCGAAATATACTTAAATCATTAGCAATAATTTTGCTAAAAATTTCAAAAGGAGCTGGTTATGTGAAGACAAGTATCAGACAATGTACAATAGACGACTTGTATTTGTTACAAGAGATAGGCACAGATACGTATAACGAAACTTATAGCCATTTAAATACTCCCGAAAATATTAATGAATATTTGGAAAATGCCTTCAATGTAGATCAACTCACCAAAGAATTATCCAATCCATCATCAACATTTTTATTCCAATATGTAGACAAAAACCTCGCTGGTTATTTAAAAATTAATGAAGCAGATGCTCAAACATACAATGTTAGTGATAATGCATTAGAAATAGAACGTATTTATGTAAAAAATAATTACAGAAGCATGGGGTTAGGGAAAGTATTGCTAGACAAAGCTATGGAGATTGCCAAAGAGCGTCAAAAAAGTGAAATATG includes the following:
- the dctP gene encoding TRAP transporter substrate-binding protein DctP produces the protein MVILNKKYLLMLLSILTLSFVLVACGGGEEEGTDEGNSGEDSGSEGGEEASGEFEEQSWQFVTEELKGEVQYEYAAEFAKRINEKSGGAITVEPLEYGALGSEVDQAQLLQQGGVQLAVMSPGFTGGQVPDGQIFSLHYFFPSDQEKVQEVLTNSEALNTDLRAKYEEHSISPLAFWTEGAMAWTSNVGIESPSDWEGLNMRVQESPLMRETYDAYGATVQSLSWSELYTALDRETVDAQENPLFFIESASFHEVQDSITISHHNNYVAMTTVNTEWYNGLDDNVKQLVDETVAEMQDWVFDEQKAQNEAGLEAIKADEENPTEIIELTDEQIAEFKKAAEPVHEYYKNEVEGIDPAIYDKLKEEIAAVEGE
- a CDS encoding GNAT family N-acetyltransferase, which encodes MKTSIRQCTIDDLYLLQEIGTDTYNETYSHLNTPENINEYLENAFNVDQLTKELSNPSSTFLFQYVDKNLAGYLKINEADAQTYNVSDNALEIERIYVKNNYRSMGLGKVLLDKAMEIAKERQKSEIWLGVWRKNKNAIDFHKNMGFESRGSYSLYFGDDEQIMYIMAKKL